The region CATTGCATAAATGATTAGAATTGAGAGAGAATGTAATGATGGTGACGATCTTGATGGAGGTAAATTGGCCTAGAGGATCTGTTTACGTGATAGCACTTGAACCTGCTTAGGATGGGCAATAGCTCCCTAGTCTTGTTTGGATGATTTATTTGCTGCAATTTCAGCATAGAGGCCTGTCATGATTTAGTTATATTAACAATCAAACTCTACATTTATTATGTATCCAGGTGTGGGGTActtgaagaaaggaaagaaacattgagacataattttttttttgaaacattgaGACATAATTGACTTGTTTGGTATGCTTTGTAAAGTTGTTACATGTATGATCTTCAGGTGTTTTGCTTGTAGTTTCTGTTGATGCGTACAGTTCAGGACTTTTAACATTCATGTGTCGGACTGAAGATTAATATGGTTTATCTGACTTGTCTTTTTGTTACCTGCAGTGTCTTGCAACAGTGTCTCGGCCATAAAACAGTTATTTGTATTGTAAGCTGAGCAGCAGTTATTCTTCTTGTTATATACAGTGATTCGTGTCTTCAATGGCTAACCACGATTTGGTACTTGGTCAAAGTCACAATTTGGCACTTGGTCATGACCAGCAAGTGGCACTGAGTCATAATCATAATTTGGGCCTCAGCCAGAATCATGCATTGGAACTGGGATCAGGCGATGAGCATCATTTGGGCTTGGGACAGACCCAGGATCATGAATTGGGCTTGGGACATGCCCATGACCATGAATTGGGGTTAGGACAGAACCATGATAATGAAGGTGATGGTGGTCATAATTATGAGCATGAGCATGGGCATGAACTAGCCTTGGATCAAAAACCTGAGCATGATGACAATGAGCTTCCCCTTTCTGAACAAAATCATGAGTTGGTCCTATCAGAAAACAATGATTTGACTGTGTCGGAAAATCAAGAATTTGATGAGAACATGGACCTGTCTGTGGTTCAGAACCCAGAAATGGGCATTGATTCTACTGGTGATATGGGAGTTCAACACTCAATGTTTGTGACTTCTCCCTCACTCCATGTTATTCAGGCTCGTACAGTTCCTGCAAATCCTACTTATGAATTGTCAGTGGGACAAGAATTCCCTGATGTCAAGAGTTGCCGAAGAGCATTGAGGGATACAGCAATTGCTTTGCACTTTGAGATACAAACTATCAAATCTGACAAGACCCGCTTTACTGCTAAATGTGCTAGTGAAGGATGCCCCTGGCGCATTCATGCAGCAAAGCTCTCAGGGGTTCCAACATTTACTATTAGGACAATCCATGAGAGTCATACATGTGGAGGAATTGCTCATCTTGGTCATCAGCAAGCTTCAGTTCAATGGGTTGCTAACTCCGTGGAACAAAGGCTGAAGGAGAACCCGAATTGCAAGCCAAAGGAGATATTGGAAGAGATTCATAGGGTTCATGGTATCACTTTATCGTACAAACAAGCATGGAGAGGCAAGGAGCGTATCATGGCTGCAATGCGTGGATCTTTTGAGGAGGGGTATCGCTTGCTTCCACAATACTGTGAACAGGTGAAACGCACAAACCCAGGCAGTATTGCATCTGTTTATGCTAATCCAGTTGATAATTGCTTCCAGCGTCTCTTCATTTCCTTTCAAGCATCTATATATGGATTTTTAAATGCTTGTCGACCGCTCCTGGGGCTTGATAGAACATATTTGAAGAGCAAGTACCTCGGTACATTACTTCTTGCAACTGGGTTTGATGGTGACGGGGCTCTCTTTCCTCTGGCATTTGGTGTTGTTGATGAAGAGACTGATGATAATTGGATGTGGTTTCTGTCTGAACTTCGTAACCTGCTTGAGAATAACACTGAAAACATGCCAAGGCTTACTATTCTGTCTGATAGACAGAATGCAATTGTGGATGGAGTGGAAGCAAATTTTCCTACAGCTTTCCATGGATTTTGCATGCGTCACTTGAGTGACAGCTTCCGCAAGGAATTTAACAACACTATGCTTGTCAATCTTCTCTGGGAAGCAGCTAATGCTCTTACTATAATTGAATATGAAGCAAAAGTTTTGGAGATTGAAGAGATATCACAAGATGCTGCGTATTGGATTCGAAGAATTCCACCTCGCCTGTGGGCCACGGCTTATTTTGAGGGGCAAAGGTTTGGTCACTTGACAGCTAACATTGTTGAATCTTTAAACACTTGGATATTGGAAGCATCTGGGCTTCCCATAATCCAAATGATGGAATGCATTAGAAGGCAGCTAATGACTTGGTTCAATGAGCGCCGCGAGACCAGCATGCAGTGGGCCTCAATTCTTGTACCTTCTGCTGAGAGATGTGTTGCTGAGGCTCTTGAACGCGCGCGCACATATCAGGTTCTTCGTGCCAATGAAGCTGAGTTTGAAGTCATATCTCATGAAGGGTCAAACATAGTTGATATCAGGAACCGTTGCTGCCTTTGCCGTGGCTGGCAGCTCTATGGCTTGCCGTGTGCACATGCTGTGGCAGCACTCCTCTCCTGCAGGCAGAATGTGCATAGATTCACTGAAAGCTGTTTCACGGTTGCAACTTATCGCAAGACATACTCCCAAACCATACATCCAATTCCTGATAGATCTTTCTGGAATGAGTTGTCTATTGAGGATGCAAATGCTAACAAAGCTGTTGAGGATGCAAATGCTAGCCAATCTATTGAAATTGTTATTAACCCACCTAAATCACTGAGGCCTCCAGGAAGACCAAGAAAGAAGCGAGTTCGTGCAGAAGACCGCGGGCGTGTTAAGCGTGTGGTGCATTGTAGTCGCTGCAATCAAACAGGACACTTTAGAACCACATGTGCAGCACCCATCTGATAAATAACCTTAATTTAGTTATTGTATGCTTCCTGTCCTGTTTATTAGTATTTATTATTTAGAATTCATAGCTTAGGTTGGTGAGTAGATGATGTGTGTTTTTTACTTGACATTAATGTGAATTAGTTTGTAGCCAAGTACTCTACGTGTATATACTCTGCAATAATTGACACCGTTCAATAAGGCATGTATTGTGATCGCATGATTTTTGTTTCTTAGAATGTCTTTGTAAGAGTGTTTGATCCTCAAATTTTGGGGAGGAAACCCACTTATATAAATGAATGAATGCTCTCTTAAGCCAAATGCTTTGTGAGCCGTGATTTTCTTGGAGGTTTTTACTTCTGCTTTATTCAATTTGTGCCAGTTTCCATTTTGATCTTTCAATATAATACATTCAATTTGATACTACTTTTGTTGCCAGATTAGCTTTTAAACCGGCATGAAATTGGTTTTGAAAAACAATTTGATAACATTAAATAATTACTATTGAAAGATTaagaatacattttttttttgaacttgatTAAGAATAATTACTATTGAAAGATTAAGTTGATGTCCCCGATAAATAGATTTTAAATACTGATATCACATATTTTTTTGCTGAGTTCGGagtgattatttatttataaatgcatttttttaattgaagttACTAGCATTGCTGCAAAAAAGAATGTTTAGGAgtttgaataaataaaaacaaacaagtAATGATATTATTCATCAATGCTATAAAATCCAATACCCTTACCAACACTGGCAAAATATAAAggaaaggcttaattccactttgggcccctgatctttcaaaaatgagcgatcgaggcccccgtgtttaaacgtagcggtcaggcaccccaacgtttcaaaaacgtgcgtttCAAACCCTTCTGTTAAGTGTCGTTAGTTTGACTAACGGAACTAatgacgtggattttctttttcattttaatatttttttttacccaaaaattCCCCCCCCAAATTCTCTCTCAATCTCGACATCtcttcactttcttcttcatttttctctgaaaaccctaaaaccacacaacatcatcttcttcttcatggtcGCCGCCGCCGCTCTTCggccaagccaccaccaccacgagcTTCCTCACGCGAGCTCGCCGCTGGCCACACCACCATCACTgcgcctccttcttcttcttcttcttccttgagaGCCACCGCCGCTGGCCACACCACCATCACTgcgcctcctccttcttcttcttccatgagagccaccgccggtcacaccatcacctcctcatcATCCTCGCGCGAACCTAAAGGGCAGCCACCATGGCCACCACGTGGAAGCCATCACCACCATGAAAACCTAGGATCGCCGCCTTCAAAGTCCGATCTACGGTGAACCGCTCACGATCTCGACAAACCAACACCACCGCTGTGCTCATCTCCtcgtccgcaacaaaacccacaaagaaATTTCCGATTCCGACGACCTCCGCCGTGAACCGCCGTGCGCCGCCGCCGGAGGCGATTTCCGGCGACTCGccctcttctcctcttctctttctcttgctaAATTAGGGTGAAATTAGGGTAAAACATTGGAAACAAATCCTAATTGTGGTAAAGATGCTGATCAGTGTGATGATGATAAGTGTAAGAGTGCATTTGAAAGCATTTCTGCTATTTCTGCTCTTTATAGTGATGACATTCCTGCAGATAAGTTAACAGATGAGATGAAGAAATTGAACATGAACCATTCTGAGGGTGTTGATATCACGAGAGATTCAATGAATTCATTTGTAAATAGTAAAGCTAGTTTTGTGTTTGGAGGAAGTGACAAGGTTTTTGGCTGTGTTAATGATAGTTCGGGAGTTAATCTTGATGGTACTGATGCTGATTTTGATAATATTGGAGGGAAACATGTCAAAGCATGCAGAGAAAATGACGTTCAAAATGAAATTGGTTGCGGTTCTGCAAGAATACCTTGCACTGAGCCATCCACTAGTCAGGAAGGTGCCAGAGATTTCCAGGGTGGGGGAATTGGGTTTGTGAATTGAGTGGGAAAATCCTGGGTcaaaaatttaatgttaaactaaaaaaaaaattccacgtcaattaatgaaagggcctccgtttggtcaactaacggaGCTTAACAGAAGGGGCTGgatcgcacgtttttgaaacgttggggtgtccgaccgctacgtttaaacacggggggccccgatcgctcatttctgatacatcaggggcccaaagtggaattaagcctaaaggAAAATACCACTGAGACTAGTTCTCACTTCTCAGCTATGTAAAAAAACTTACTACCATAGGAAAATAACTGCAAAATTGAGCAAGTACTTTATAATGAAATGGTGAAGAGTTTATTCCATTTATAAATGAGAAAAATTGAACCCATGCTCTATATTGGTATAACAAGCAAACTTCTTTTTTGTtgctaaaattgaaaatatttcacTTATATTACAACTTGTGTTTCATGCACATCAATTTCACCCAATAACAAAGGTTTGCTAACAAAGTTTATTTAGATATTGTGTTGCTAGTGTTCCTCTTGTTAATTGTTATAATCATACTATGCTATGGTGTAAATTAGAACTGCTTTAAACCAAACATGATGATGATCTCCAATTGTCCATTATTTATCAGTCTCATATTCGCGTACAATAAAACAGTAAAAACACCATGATTTTTTTCCCCTctctatctttctcttcttaTTGCATCACATCGCATATAATGAGAGGTTTTTCTATACTAATGCAAAATATCTAAAAAATGATAAATGGGAAAAATCACAGATAAATAAATCTATATAGTGGCACATGACGAGTGCAGCTCAGAATCAGAGCAGGTTAGATGAACTACCACGATAATCAGTGAGCTTAAGAGTCATCATTAGTAATGTAATCGTCATCATCATATATATGCAGTGAAGAAATACAATCTAAAGTGAGAATGGAAATATGTTCTCTACAACTTTGACCAGTCATTGCTGATTTGCTGCTTTATGTTCTTATCATTGAAACCTTTCCTACTCCCCTATAGTTTATGTCCATGAATCATGGAAAACAATACAAAAGAATCAGAATGTTAACTACAACAGCTTCCACATTCACTGGGCTCTCCTATGTTTGTCATTTCTTGTCATTAACTGCTGGTTCTTCTGATTCAGTTTTGGTGGCTGGAGCCATCAGATTGTCAAACTTCTCAGATTTCCCCAGCACAATTTCAATCTACAAAAGAACAAGATAAGGAAACAAACTACCCAAATAGAGAAAATAAAAGCATCAGCTTAAGCTTTAGCgcttaatagcatgtttggatcaatttcttttttctcaaaatcaagtcTAGTACCTAGAGGCTACTGAAAGCGTGTTTGGATCAGCGTTGTCTATAATTGATTTTagtaaaattgattatggtGAAGTTGAGTTGAAAGTGATGTGGTTTAGGTTTAGATGCCTTTACGGAATAGTGATTTATGTAGGATAATGTTGTGATATTTAGTTGTAAAATCTCAGATTGATAATGTTCAACGCATAAGCTATTCTCTCCCACTTCTGGTATATTCGATTTTGAGACTGCaatcaattctccaaaatgATTCAAAGATCTACATTGtcattcaaaattgattttactccattagaattgattttgaagtaCCTAATGAGGAACCAAATTTTACTCAATTATAATTGACTATATAATTGATTGACTTTGAATCAATTGGAGAAGGATTTTGGTaaaatttaaatcaattttGGATATCAGCACCGAAGTTACTGCATTGATTATACTctatcagaattgattctgaagttaGTTATCACAAAAATTCATTTTAGCTTTAGAATCAATGGGAGAAAATTTCTTCCAAACATGCTGCGAATTTAAACCATATTCCAATGGGAACTCACCTTTGCCTTCTGTACCAGACGCCCTTTGTTCTCATCCTTCATGCCAACTGTAGAAGTTAGCACCCCTGTTCCatcccaaaatcaattgatTAGAGCATCTACATTACAACCatcatataatataaataacaaCAATAGCAAACAAAAAGAAATCTTACTCTTCTCTGTGGCAAGTCCATTGTTCTTCAAAATCTCGGCAATTGTGACAACTGTAGCTATAGCTGCTCAAACAGATGTCAACATTTTTGCAGAATATTGTATCAGTTGAAGTAGGAATAGATGAAGCAGAGCAAATTTGCTCAATTGATGGACAACTTGAGCAAAACATGCTCAAACACATGCTAATAGCATGTTTTGAttagtttctttttccttagaATTAATTCTTGACATATAGAAGCTTCTCACTAGAATTGGTTTTAGtatcaaaatcaattgtagaaagattTTCAAACGTGTACTAAAAAGGAAAACTTAGACACACAACAGGTAGCCAATGTTACAAGTGTTGAAAGAATCTCATAATGTTCTGAGTAATAATCAATGAGACAATTCAAAATTCCGGATGCAAAAGATTCACATATGAAACACCAGTTTCCAAACACAATTGTTATATGATTCCTCATGATTTTCTTACAATGTGGAGAGAACAAGTAGAAATGAAGAGAAATGTTTAGTTTGAGAGAAAAGAGATACCCATTCCGAGAGCAGAAAGCTCAACCTCATTGTGCTGCTGTATATACCTCTGCATCAAAGGATAAACCAATTCAGCAATACATTATATCATTTCAGGTAGACATTAGTCGATCATAATTTCAAATCAACATTAGAATGTAAATGAATGACATGTGAAATTGCAAGAAATTAcaaagttatgaaatttcatTCAACACTCATACGATAATGTCAGTTGGCACCGTGCAATCACACATTTCAAGATAAATAATGAATAAAATTCTTCTCATGGATTAAGATGAAAATCGATTCACATTACAACTCTGGTATCCGAACACACACTTAATCGTATAAGAAAACAATAATGGAAAGTGATATCATACCTTGGCGAGATTGACGTAAAAGAAGAGAGGTTTCTTGGTGTTGGAAACCTGAATCCTATTCTTCTTGGGGGACTCGTTTGCAGTTACAGCAGCAGCAGCTACGGTCGCCATTGTAATGTAATGTGATGCAAATCTCTGTAGCTGTAACGGTAAAGCAGTGAAATAGGTTACAACCTtgtttataaaataatataggGCATGAGTCTAGCAACGATAACTAATGAGACACCAACATGTGGCGGTTATGAGGGGATGAGGACAGAGTAAGAGTGAATTAGTTTGTTAGTTAGTTAATGGTTGCAGTTGAGATCTTCATGGTCGTTATTTTTTTTAGTGGATTGGCAGAAATGCCCCCCATGGACCGATTCTTCTGCTCCCTCTTCGGTTGAGCACAATCACATG is a window of Lotus japonicus ecotype B-129 chromosome 5, LjGifu_v1.2 DNA encoding:
- the LOC130717694 gene encoding uncharacterized protein LOC130717694, which gives rise to MANHDLVLGQSHNLALGHDQQVALSHNHNLGLSQNHALELGSGDEHHLGLGQTQDHELGLGHAHDHELGLGQNHDNEGDGGHNYEHEHGHELALDQKPEHDDNELPLSEQNHELVLSENNDLTVSENQEFDENMDLSVVQNPEMGIDSTGDMGVQHSMFVTSPSLHVIQARTVPANPTYELSVGQEFPDVKSCRRALRDTAIALHFEIQTIKSDKTRFTAKCASEGCPWRIHAAKLSGVPTFTIRTIHESHTCGGIAHLGHQQASVQWVANSVEQRLKENPNCKPKEILEEIHRVHGITLSYKQAWRGKERIMAAMRGSFEEGYRLLPQYCEQVKRTNPGSIASVYANPVDNCFQRLFISFQASIYGFLNACRPLLGLDRTYLKSKYLGTLLLATGFDGDGALFPLAFGVVDEETDDNWMWFLSELRNLLENNTENMPRLTILSDRQNAIVDGVEANFPTAFHGFCMRHLSDSFRKEFNNTMLVNLLWEAANALTIIEYEAKVLEIEEISQDAAYWIRRIPPRLWATAYFEGQRFGHLTANIVESLNTWILEASGLPIIQMMECIRRQLMTWFNERRETSMQWASILVPSAERCVAEALERARTYQVLRANEAEFEVISHEGSNIVDIRNRCCLCRGWQLYGLPCAHAVAALLSCRQNVHRFTESCFTVATYRKTYSQTIHPIPDRSFWNELSIEDANANKAVEDANASQSIEIVINPPKSLRPPGRPRKKRVRAEDRGRVKRVVHCSRCNQTGHFRTTCAAPI
- the LOC130718703 gene encoding uncharacterized protein At2g34160-like, producing MATVAAAAVTANESPKKNRIQVSNTKKPLFFYVNLAKRYIQQHNEVELSALGMAIATVVTIAEILKNNGLATEKRVLTSTVGMKDENKGRLVQKAKIEIVLGKSEKFDNLMAPATKTESEEPAVNDKK